In Populus trichocarpa isolate Nisqually-1 chromosome 12, P.trichocarpa_v4.1, whole genome shotgun sequence, a genomic segment contains:
- the LOC7458050 gene encoding diamine oxidase [copper-containing] 1, peroxisomal isoform X2 produces MASTSKKTTPSPPCCDSTTPAPPPIRRDATSSSSLVPQDWTVPSADRRPVVDSLPEPSKTASAVIPVMLRAQTSHPLDPLSAAEISVAVATVRAAGATPELRDSMRFVEVVLFEPDKHVVALADAYFFPPFQPSLLPRSKGGPIIPTKLPPRRARLVVYNKRSNETSLWIVELSEVHAATRGGHHRGKVISSQVVPDVQPPMDAVEYAECEAVVKDFPPFREAMKKRGIEDMDLLMVDAWCVGYHSDADAPSRRLAKPLIFCRTESDCPMENGYARPVEGIHVLVDMQNMRVIEFEDRKLVPLPPADPLRNYTPGETRGGVDRSDVKPLQIIQPEGPSFRANGHYVEWQKWNFRIGFTPREGLVIHSVAYVDGSRGRRPIAHRLSFVEMVVPYGDPNEPHYRKNAFDAGEDGLGKNAHSLKKGCDCLGFIKYFDAHFTNFTGGIETIENCVCLHEEDHGILWKHQDWRTGLAEVRRSRRLTVSFICTVANYEYGFFWHFYQDGKIEAEVKLTGILSLGALQPGETRKYGTTIAPGLYAPVHQHFFVARMDMAVDCRPGEAFNQVVEVNVEVEKPGEKNVHNNAFYAKETLLRSELEAMRACNPQTARHWIVRNTRTVNRTGQLTGYKLVPGSNCLPLAGSEAKFLRRAAFLNHNLWVTPYTHGEMFPGGEFPNQNPRVDEGLATWVKQNRPLEETDIVLWYVFGITHVPRLEDWPVMPVERLGFMLMPHGFFNCSPAVDVPPSTCELDAKDNDVKDNGVTKPLQNGVLAKL; encoded by the exons TGTTATCCCAGTCATGTTAAGGGCTCAGACCAGCCATCCTTTGGATCCTTTGTCTGCTGCCGAAATCTCTGTTGCAGTGGCAACTGTTAGGGCTGCTGGAGCCACTCCTGAG CTTAGAGATAGCATGCGTTTCGTTGAGGTGGTTCTGTTTGAACCGGATAAGCATGTTGTTGCACTGGCAGATGCATATTTCTTTCCTCCTTTCCAACCATCATTGCTTCCCAGATCAAAAGGTGGACCTATAATTCCTACAAAGTTGCCTCCAAGAAGGGCTAGACTTGTTGTTTACAACAAACGGTCAAATGAGACAAGCTTATGGATTGTGGAGCTCTCTGAAGTACATGCAGCGACTCGAGGTGGACATCATAGGGGAAAAGTGATTTCATCTCAAGTTGTTCCAGATGTTCAGCCTCCAATG GATGCTGTTGAATATGCTGAATGTGAAGCTGTTGTCAAAGACTTTCCTCCATTTAGAGAGGCAATGAAAAAAAGAGGTATTGAAGACATGGACCTTCTGATGGTTGATGCCTG GTGTGTTGGTTACCACAGTGATGCTGATGCTCCAAGCAGAAGACTTGCCAAACCACTTATATTTTGTAGAACTGAGAGTGACTGTCCAATGGAAAATGGTTATGCACGTCCAGTTGAGGGCATCCATGTACTTGTTGATATGCAAAACATGAGGGTCATTGAATTTGAAGACCGTAAACTTGTTCCCTTACCTCCAGCTGATCCATTGAGGAACTATACTCCTGGTGAAACAAGAGGTGGTGTTGATCGAAGTGATGTGAAACCTTTACAAATTATCCAGCCTGAAGGTCCAAGCTTTCGTGCTAATGGACACTATGTAGAATGGCAGAAG TGGAATTTTCGCATTGGATTCACTCCTAGGGAGGGCTTGGTTATACATTCAGTTGCCTATGTTGATGGTAGTAGAGGGAGACGACCTATAGCCCACAGGTTAAGCTTTGTAGAGATGGTAGTTCCTTATGGAGATCCAAATGAGCCACATTACCGAAAGAATGCATTTGATGCAGGGGAAGATGGCCTTGGTAAAAATGCACATTCCCTAAAAAAG GGCTGTGATTGTTTGGGCTTTATTAAATACTTTGATGCACACTTTACAAACTTCACTGGAGGTATTGAAACAATTGAAAATTGTGTATGTTTGCATGAAGAGGATCATGGAATTCTATGGAAGCATCAGGATTGGAGGACAGGTTTAGCAGAAGTGCGAAGGTCTAGGCGGCTGACGGTGTCCTTTATTTGCACTGTTGCTAATTATGAATATGGATTTTTCTGGCACTTCTATCAGGA TGGAAAAATCGAAGCTGAAGTTAAGCTTACGGGAATCCTTAGCTTAGGAGCATTACAACCTGGGGAGACTCGAAAATATGGTACTACCATTGCCCCAGGTCTTTATGCACCAGTTCATCAGCACTTTTTTGTTGCTCGTATGGACATGGCTGTTGATTGCAGACCAGGTGAAGCTTTCAATCAG GTTGTGGAGGTAAATGTTGAAGTTGAGAAACCTGGGGAGAAAAATGTCCACAATAATGCATTTTATGCCAAAGAGACGCTGCTCCGATCAGAATTGGAAGCAATGCGTGCTTGCAATCCACAAACAGCTCGCCATTGGATT GTTAGAAACACTAGAACAGTAAACAGAACTGGACAATTAACAGGCTACAAGCTAGTACCTGGTTCCAATTGTTTGCCATTGGCTGGTTCAGAGGCTAAGTTTTTGAGGCGAGCTGCATTTTTAAATCACAATCTTTGGGTTACACCTTATACACATGGTGAGATGTTTCCTGGAGGAGAGTTCCCTAATCAAAATCCACGTGTTGATGAAGGACTGGCTACATGGGTTAAGCAGAATCGACCTTTAGAAGAAACTGATATAGTTCTTTG GTATGTGTTTGGGATCACACATGTTCCTCGGTTGGAAGATTGGCCGGTCATGCCAGTGGAGCGCTTAGGCTTTATGCTTATG CCTCATGGGTTTTTCAACTGCTCTCCTGCTGTGGATGTTCCTCCCAGCACATGCGAATTGGATGCCAAAGACAATGATGTTAAAGACAATGGTGTAACGAAGCCACTTCAAAATGGGGTGCTAGCCAAGCTCTAA
- the LOC7458050 gene encoding diamine oxidase [copper-containing] 1, peroxisomal isoform X1, translating into MASTSKKTTPSPPCCDSTTPAPPPIRRDATSSSSLVPQDWTVPSADRRPVVDSLPEPSKTASGTKTVIPVMLRAQTSHPLDPLSAAEISVAVATVRAAGATPELRDSMRFVEVVLFEPDKHVVALADAYFFPPFQPSLLPRSKGGPIIPTKLPPRRARLVVYNKRSNETSLWIVELSEVHAATRGGHHRGKVISSQVVPDVQPPMDAVEYAECEAVVKDFPPFREAMKKRGIEDMDLLMVDAWCVGYHSDADAPSRRLAKPLIFCRTESDCPMENGYARPVEGIHVLVDMQNMRVIEFEDRKLVPLPPADPLRNYTPGETRGGVDRSDVKPLQIIQPEGPSFRANGHYVEWQKWNFRIGFTPREGLVIHSVAYVDGSRGRRPIAHRLSFVEMVVPYGDPNEPHYRKNAFDAGEDGLGKNAHSLKKGCDCLGFIKYFDAHFTNFTGGIETIENCVCLHEEDHGILWKHQDWRTGLAEVRRSRRLTVSFICTVANYEYGFFWHFYQDGKIEAEVKLTGILSLGALQPGETRKYGTTIAPGLYAPVHQHFFVARMDMAVDCRPGEAFNQVVEVNVEVEKPGEKNVHNNAFYAKETLLRSELEAMRACNPQTARHWIVRNTRTVNRTGQLTGYKLVPGSNCLPLAGSEAKFLRRAAFLNHNLWVTPYTHGEMFPGGEFPNQNPRVDEGLATWVKQNRPLEETDIVLWYVFGITHVPRLEDWPVMPVERLGFMLMPHGFFNCSPAVDVPPSTCELDAKDNDVKDNGVTKPLQNGVLAKL; encoded by the exons TGTTATCCCAGTCATGTTAAGGGCTCAGACCAGCCATCCTTTGGATCCTTTGTCTGCTGCCGAAATCTCTGTTGCAGTGGCAACTGTTAGGGCTGCTGGAGCCACTCCTGAG CTTAGAGATAGCATGCGTTTCGTTGAGGTGGTTCTGTTTGAACCGGATAAGCATGTTGTTGCACTGGCAGATGCATATTTCTTTCCTCCTTTCCAACCATCATTGCTTCCCAGATCAAAAGGTGGACCTATAATTCCTACAAAGTTGCCTCCAAGAAGGGCTAGACTTGTTGTTTACAACAAACGGTCAAATGAGACAAGCTTATGGATTGTGGAGCTCTCTGAAGTACATGCAGCGACTCGAGGTGGACATCATAGGGGAAAAGTGATTTCATCTCAAGTTGTTCCAGATGTTCAGCCTCCAATG GATGCTGTTGAATATGCTGAATGTGAAGCTGTTGTCAAAGACTTTCCTCCATTTAGAGAGGCAATGAAAAAAAGAGGTATTGAAGACATGGACCTTCTGATGGTTGATGCCTG GTGTGTTGGTTACCACAGTGATGCTGATGCTCCAAGCAGAAGACTTGCCAAACCACTTATATTTTGTAGAACTGAGAGTGACTGTCCAATGGAAAATGGTTATGCACGTCCAGTTGAGGGCATCCATGTACTTGTTGATATGCAAAACATGAGGGTCATTGAATTTGAAGACCGTAAACTTGTTCCCTTACCTCCAGCTGATCCATTGAGGAACTATACTCCTGGTGAAACAAGAGGTGGTGTTGATCGAAGTGATGTGAAACCTTTACAAATTATCCAGCCTGAAGGTCCAAGCTTTCGTGCTAATGGACACTATGTAGAATGGCAGAAG TGGAATTTTCGCATTGGATTCACTCCTAGGGAGGGCTTGGTTATACATTCAGTTGCCTATGTTGATGGTAGTAGAGGGAGACGACCTATAGCCCACAGGTTAAGCTTTGTAGAGATGGTAGTTCCTTATGGAGATCCAAATGAGCCACATTACCGAAAGAATGCATTTGATGCAGGGGAAGATGGCCTTGGTAAAAATGCACATTCCCTAAAAAAG GGCTGTGATTGTTTGGGCTTTATTAAATACTTTGATGCACACTTTACAAACTTCACTGGAGGTATTGAAACAATTGAAAATTGTGTATGTTTGCATGAAGAGGATCATGGAATTCTATGGAAGCATCAGGATTGGAGGACAGGTTTAGCAGAAGTGCGAAGGTCTAGGCGGCTGACGGTGTCCTTTATTTGCACTGTTGCTAATTATGAATATGGATTTTTCTGGCACTTCTATCAGGA TGGAAAAATCGAAGCTGAAGTTAAGCTTACGGGAATCCTTAGCTTAGGAGCATTACAACCTGGGGAGACTCGAAAATATGGTACTACCATTGCCCCAGGTCTTTATGCACCAGTTCATCAGCACTTTTTTGTTGCTCGTATGGACATGGCTGTTGATTGCAGACCAGGTGAAGCTTTCAATCAG GTTGTGGAGGTAAATGTTGAAGTTGAGAAACCTGGGGAGAAAAATGTCCACAATAATGCATTTTATGCCAAAGAGACGCTGCTCCGATCAGAATTGGAAGCAATGCGTGCTTGCAATCCACAAACAGCTCGCCATTGGATT GTTAGAAACACTAGAACAGTAAACAGAACTGGACAATTAACAGGCTACAAGCTAGTACCTGGTTCCAATTGTTTGCCATTGGCTGGTTCAGAGGCTAAGTTTTTGAGGCGAGCTGCATTTTTAAATCACAATCTTTGGGTTACACCTTATACACATGGTGAGATGTTTCCTGGAGGAGAGTTCCCTAATCAAAATCCACGTGTTGATGAAGGACTGGCTACATGGGTTAAGCAGAATCGACCTTTAGAAGAAACTGATATAGTTCTTTG GTATGTGTTTGGGATCACACATGTTCCTCGGTTGGAAGATTGGCCGGTCATGCCAGTGGAGCGCTTAGGCTTTATGCTTATG CCTCATGGGTTTTTCAACTGCTCTCCTGCTGTGGATGTTCCTCCCAGCACATGCGAATTGGATGCCAAAGACAATGATGTTAAAGACAATGGTGTAACGAAGCCACTTCAAAATGGGGTGCTAGCCAAGCTCTAA
- the LOC127904071 gene encoding uncharacterized protein LOC127904071 yields MGQVKDRVDAANQLASLVRDNDRNKKMIVEEGEIFPLLKLLKEGASVEARIAAAIALFNIANDKHRVRLIIDALRTSMIVGVLEDSPMKVQISVANFVARMADLDDNGQEEFMRLNVTRPLMSLLSNHLDLEVVNDNPVKTSIPSLVEMNKQLAYKNIKANYNSDSSSHGGSHNKKEREMETPEVQLKVKVKVKVSCAEALWKLSKGKITAVAESNADIRHAAFKPNLPGAKVVLDKLLRVIQEESDPKLQIPAIRSIGCLARTFPTRETRIMRPLVSHLGNRNADIATEAAMALGKSAQLQGLVLLCYLALNAGNNKALEQARALNALEGTARSVLAQHPDLKDLIAKAIHLLILYHAGATLNRQSLAS; encoded by the exons ATGGGTCAAGTTAAGGATCGTGTTGATGCCGCCAATCAACTTGCTTCGTTAGTGCGTGATAATGATAGGAATAAGAAGATGATTGTTGAAGAAGGTGAGATTTTTCCTTTGTTGAAGTTGCTTAAGGAAGGTGCTTCTGTAGAGGCACGAATTGCTGCTGCCATTGCACTTTTTAATATTGCTAATGATAAACATAGAGTCAGGTTGATTATTGACGCGCTTAGGACTTCGATGATTGTTGGGGTTTTAGAGGATTCACCAATGAAGGTTCAGATTTCGGTGGCCAATTTTGTGGCGAGAATGGCAGATTTGGACGATAATGGACAGGAGGAGTTTATGAGATTGAATGTGACAAGACCATTGATGTCTTTGTTGTCTAATCATTTGGATTTGGAAGTAGTGAATGATAATCCTGTTAAAACTAGTATTCCCTCACTTGTCGAAATGAACAAACAATTAGCTTATAAGAATATTAAGGCTAATTATAATTCGGACAGTAGTAGCCATGGTGGTTCACATAATAAGAAGGAGAGGGAAATGGAGACACCAGAGGTGCAGCTTAAGGTTAAGGTTAAGGTTAAGGTTAGTTGTGCTGAGGCATTATGGAAACTGTCAAAAGGGA AGATCACGGCGGTGGCAGAGTCCAATGCTGATATTAGACATGCAGCTTTTAAGCCTAATTTACCTGGTGCAAAGGTGGTTTTGGATAAGCTTTTAAGAGTGATTCAAGAAGAAAGTGATCCAAAGTTGCAGATTCCTGCTATTAGGTCTATTGGTTGCTTGGCTCGAACATTTCCTACAAGGGAGACTCGAATAATGAGGCCTTTGGTTTCTCATCTTGGTAATAGGAATGCGGATATCGCTACAGAAGCTGCAATGGCCTTGGGGAA ATCAGCTCAACTACAGGGACTTGTATTATTATGCTACCTTGCATTGAATGCTGGGAACAATAAGGCTCTTGAGCAAGCACGCGCTTTGAATGCTCTTGAGGGGACTGCTCGATCTGTTTTAGCTCAACATCCTGATTTGAAGGATTTGATTGCCAAGGCCATACACCTCCTCATTCTTTATCATGCTGGAGCTACTCTCAATAGACAGTCTCTGGCATCATGA